A genomic region of Spirochaetota bacterium contains the following coding sequences:
- the higA gene encoding addiction module antidote protein, HigA family, giving the protein MERKPSHPGELLLEEVMKPCGITVTAAAEALHVSRKQLSELVNQRCILTPEMAVRIGTWTRTSPEMWLGMQNTLSLWEARQQKRQPIQALAACKV; this is encoded by the coding sequence ATGGAGCGGAAACCCTCCCATCCGGGCGAGTTGCTGCTCGAAGAAGTCATGAAGCCGTGTGGAATCACCGTGACCGCGGCTGCTGAGGCGTTGCATGTGTCGCGGAAGCAGTTATCGGAGCTGGTGAACCAGCGGTGCATTCTGACTCCCGAGATGGCTGTCAGAATCGGAACCTGGACCAGGACCTCGCCCGAGATGTGGCTGGGGATGCAGAATACCCTCAGCCTATGGGAAGCGCGACAGCAAAAGCGACAGCCCATCCAGGCCCTGGCAGCCTGCAAGGTGTGA